In Capsicum annuum cultivar UCD-10X-F1 unplaced genomic scaffold, UCD10Xv1.1 ctg82293, whole genome shotgun sequence, the following proteins share a genomic window:
- the LOC107841213 gene encoding uncharacterized PE-PGRS family protein PE_PGRS10-like — translation MRTKYLHLFAAESVQGSLQLHRIAVNPKTVIITIQRATAIPLCRGGYCNDPLTVSRDDLGIGGIYGGVGGIGGGIRGIGGLGSGVGSLDGGVGGLGSIGGGSVVGGLSDIGGLGGGVSGLSGIDGCVGSLSSGLGGGGGSFIDFSFIDNSDMLNRITKLSQSWHTRDSVVASPTVVGGITA, via the exons atgcggaccaagtaccttcatctttTTGCTGCAGAGTCAGTTCAAG GGTCACTGCAGTtgcaccgcattgcggtgaaccCTAAAACAGTAATTATCACGATCCAGAGAGCCACTGCAATTCCACTGTGTCGTGGTGGGTATTGTAATGACCCACTCACCGTGTCACG TGATGACCTTGGAATTGGTGGAATTTatggtggtgttggtggcattggtggtggtattCGTGGCATTGGTGGTCTTGGTAGTGGTGTTGGTAGTCTtgatggtggtgttggtggtcttggtagcATTGGTGGTGGTAGTGTTGTTGGTGGTCTCAGTGacattggtggtcttggtggtggtgttagtggtCTCAGTGGCATTGATGGTTGTGTTGGTAGTCTTAgtagtggtcttggtggtggtg gtggttcgttcattgactTCTCTTTTATAGATAATtctgacatgctgaatagaataaCCAAACTGAGTCAGTcttggcacactagggattctgtggTGGCTAGCCCGACTGTTGTTGGTGGTATAACTGCGTAG